The following coding sequences lie in one Lolium perenne isolate Kyuss_39 chromosome 2, Kyuss_2.0, whole genome shotgun sequence genomic window:
- the LOC127332901 gene encoding protein BZR1 homolog 1 produces the protein MTSGAARAAAEAAAAADGSLGRTPTWKERENNKRRERRRRAIAAKIFTGLRAMGNYKLPKHCDNNEVLKELCREAGWVVEDDGTTYRKGYKPPPSSGPFSGVSSAGMSPCSSSQQLLSAPSSSFPSPVPSYHASPASSSFPSPTRLDSQSSACLLPFLRGLPNLPALRVSSSAPVTPPLSSPTASRPPKIQKPDWDVDPFRHPFFALSAPASPTRGRRYEHPDTIPECDESDVSTVDSGRWISFQMATTAPTSPAYNLVNINRAASGSNSNSMEIEGMAAGEIRGRSGGPEFEFDKRIVTPWEGERIHEVAAEELELTLGVGSK, from the exons ATGACGTCGGGGGCGGCCCGGGCAgcggccgaggcggcggcggcggcggacggctCGCTGGGCCGGACGCCCACCTGGAAGGAGCGCGAGAACAACAAGCGGCGCGAGCGGCGGCGCCGGGCCATCGCCGCCAAGATCTTCACCGGGCTCCGGGCCATGGGCAACTACAAGCTCCCCAAGCACTGCGACAACAACGAGGTGCTCAAGGAGCTCTGCCGCGAGGCCGGCTGGGTCGTCGAGGACGACGGCACCACCTACCGCAAG GGATACAAGCCGCCGCCGTCGTCCGGCCCGTTCAGCGGGGTCTCGTCGGCGGGCATGAGCCCCTGCTCGTCGTCGCAGCAGCTGCTCAGCGcgccctcctcctccttcccGAGCCCCGTGCCCTCCTACCACGCCAGCCCGGCCTCCTCCAGCTTCCCGAGCCCCACCCGCCTCGACAGCCAGAGCTCCGCCTGCCTGCTCCCCTTCCTCCGCGGCCTCCCCAACCTGCCCGCGCTCCGCGTCTCCAGCAGCGCGCCGGTCACGCCGCCGCTCTCGTCGCCGACGGCGTCGCGCCCGCCCAAGATCCAGAAGCCGGACTGGGACGTCGACCCGTTCCGCCACCCCTTCTTCGCCCTCTCCGCGCCCGCCAGCCCCACACGCGGCCGCCGGTACGAGCACCCGGACACCATCCCCGAGTGCGACGAGTCGGACGTCTCCACCGTCGACTCCGGCCGCTGGATCAGCTTCCAGATGGCCACCACGGCGCCCACCTCGCCCGCATACAACCTCGTCAACATCAACCGAGCCGCCTCGGGCTCCAACTCCAACTCCATGGAGATCGAGGGAATGGCGGCGGGGGAGATCAGGGGCCGAAGCGGCGGCCCGGAGTTCGAGTTTGATAAGCGGATTGTCACCCCGTGGGAAGGGGAGAGGATCCACGAGGTCGCCGCCGAGGAGCTCGAGCTCACGCTTGGCGTCGGCTCCAAATGA